Proteins from a genomic interval of Desulfurispira natronophila:
- a CDS encoding acetyl-CoA carboxylase carboxyltransferase subunit alpha, which translates to MITNALEFERPIVELEKKIQELEKFAAQEGLNFSTEIEKLNTKLTSLQEEIYGNLSEWQSTQVARHSARPYTLDYAENVFTDFLELHGDRAFNDDRSIVGGLCRLEGKPVMLIGHQKGRNTAENIRRNFGMPHPEGYRKALRLMKLAEKFNLPIITLIDTPGAYPGIGAEERGQGEAIARNLLEMAGLRVPVISVVTGEGGSGGALALGVGNRVLMFQYSIYSVISPEGCAAILWKDGSRGEVAAKALKLTAPNLHNLGIVDEVISEPMGGAHRDCKVAFENFREAISRHLEELSGMDGEALIRDRYERFRKIGVFTEH; encoded by the coding sequence ATGATCACAAACGCCCTCGAATTCGAGCGTCCCATTGTGGAGCTGGAAAAGAAAATACAGGAACTGGAGAAATTTGCAGCCCAGGAAGGGCTTAACTTCTCTACCGAAATAGAAAAACTCAATACCAAGCTCACATCCCTGCAGGAAGAAATCTACGGTAATCTCAGTGAGTGGCAGTCCACTCAGGTGGCGCGACACTCAGCTCGTCCTTATACCCTTGATTATGCCGAAAATGTATTCACAGATTTTCTTGAGCTGCACGGCGACCGCGCCTTTAATGATGACCGCTCTATCGTTGGTGGACTGTGCCGACTCGAAGGCAAGCCCGTTATGCTTATTGGTCACCAGAAAGGCCGCAACACCGCTGAAAACATCCGCCGCAACTTCGGTATGCCCCATCCCGAGGGTTACCGTAAGGCACTGCGACTTATGAAGCTGGCAGAAAAATTTAATCTTCCCATTATTACCCTGATAGACACCCCTGGCGCTTACCCAGGAATTGGTGCTGAGGAGCGGGGGCAGGGAGAAGCCATAGCACGCAATCTGCTGGAAATGGCAGGACTTCGTGTGCCGGTAATTTCCGTAGTTACCGGTGAGGGCGGCAGCGGTGGTGCTTTGGCACTGGGCGTTGGCAACCGAGTACTCATGTTTCAGTATTCTATCTACTCGGTAATCAGCCCAGAAGGGTGTGCCGCCATTCTCTGGAAAGATGGCAGTAGGGGCGAGGTAGCCGCCAAGGCTCTCAAACTCACAGCCCCAAACTTGCACAATCTAGGAATAGTTGATGAAGTAATCAGTGAGCCCATGGGGGGGGCGCACCGGGATTGCAAAGTGGCCTTTGAAAATTTCCGTGAAGCCATCAGCCGCCACCTCGAAGAGCTTAGTGGCATGGACGGCGAGGCCCTGATTCGGGATCGCTATGAACGCTTCCGCAAAATCGGAGTATTTACGGAACACTAA
- the galU gene encoding UTP--glucose-1-phosphate uridylyltransferase GalU, which yields MKVRKAVLPVAGLGTRFLPATKAMPKEMLPLLDKPLIQYVVEEAVASGIEQIIFVTGRTKRSIEDHFDKDYRLETQLEESGKNDLLKMVQDITDMVEIAYVRQKEALGLGHAILTAKNLVGNEPFAVMLGDDIIRTPKVPGIGQLLEKFERYQASVLAVEQVPMSQISSYGCIDAKEIAPRTFQVSDMVEKPPVDEAPSDLAIIGRYVLTPAIFPVLEKTPPGRGGEIQLTDAIKALGQSEGIYGYLFEGKRYDCGDKLEYLKATAELALLHDEFGPPLREFLRTLLR from the coding sequence ATGAAAGTTCGCAAAGCTGTCTTGCCAGTCGCCGGACTGGGAACCCGTTTTCTTCCTGCCACCAAGGCCATGCCCAAAGAGATGCTCCCCCTGCTGGACAAGCCATTGATCCAGTACGTAGTGGAGGAAGCTGTAGCTTCGGGCATTGAGCAGATTATCTTTGTCACCGGCCGCACTAAACGATCCATCGAGGATCACTTTGACAAAGACTATCGTCTGGAAACTCAGCTTGAAGAGTCAGGGAAAAATGACCTGCTCAAAATGGTGCAGGATATCACGGATATGGTGGAGATCGCTTATGTGCGACAAAAAGAGGCGCTGGGGCTGGGGCATGCCATTCTCACGGCTAAAAATCTTGTGGGAAATGAACCTTTTGCTGTCATGCTCGGCGATGATATTATTCGCACCCCCAAGGTCCCTGGCATAGGCCAATTGCTGGAGAAGTTTGAGCGCTACCAGGCCTCAGTGCTGGCAGTGGAGCAAGTGCCCATGAGTCAAATCAGCTCCTACGGATGTATCGATGCCAAGGAAATCGCCCCCCGCACGTTCCAGGTCAGTGATATGGTAGAAAAGCCGCCAGTGGATGAAGCGCCCAGCGACCTTGCCATTATTGGCCGCTATGTATTAACCCCAGCTATTTTCCCTGTATTGGAGAAGACCCCTCCGGGCAGAGGTGGAGAGATTCAGCTTACCGACGCCATTAAAGCCTTGGGGCAAAGTGAAGGTATTTACGGCTATCTCTTCGAGGGGAAACGTTACGATTGTGGTGACAAGTTGGAATATCTCAAGGCAACAGCAGAGCTGGCTTTGCTTCACGACGAGTTCGGTCCACCGCTTCGCGAATTTCTGCGCACATTGTTGCGCTGA
- a CDS encoding ATP-dependent Clp protease ATP-binding subunit — protein sequence MFEQFTERARRIVIIARQEAARLQQGAISTEHLLLGVIRDNGGIGVNAIKRMGININILKLEIEKYLPIGRNTIMDADIPFSAQSKKVLEFAVEEAKLTNQHYVADEHILIGLMREQKGKAFDILSAMGITLPIVREEINRVVAGRIDGTDDPPRQMSRNKIPTPTLDEFGRDLTRHAVEGKLDPVIGRDAEIERVVQVLCRRTKNNPVLIGEPGVGKTAIAEGLAQRIASRDIPEILANKRLISLNLGMLVAGTKYRGQFEERMKNVMREITENDNVIIFIDEIHTIIGAGGAEGSIDASNMLKPSLSRGELQCIGATTLGEFRKYFEKDAALERRFQTVLVNEPSIEDSVHILRGLRDRYEKHHRVRITDESIEAAIKLSTRYITSKFLPDKAIDVIDETCARARISKVVLPDHLKRMESRSLQLREDQQEAVGSQDFETAARLRDEQEKLIARLEKEKQKWKQEQEKVEPVIDEEEVAGVVSLMTGIPLRKLQENETAKLLSLEDELHRRMVGQNEAVTAVAKAIRRSRVGLQAATRPIGAFLFLGPTGVGKTELAKSLAEHLFDNEEALVRFDMSEYMEKHAVSRLVGAPPGYVGYEEGGQLTEKVRRRPYSVILLDEIEKAHPEIFHILLQIFDDGRLTDSYGHVVDFRNVIIIMTSNAGARMIGADKQMGFGAEASRSHQTIDFERMKDSVMGEVRKIFTPELINRIDEIVVFHPLEDDHLRQIIYLLLETLNRRLDERKLRLQLTEEACDFLLRKGHDKIYGARPLRRVMQKFIEDHLAEELLRGKFKKRKNLKIVVDGDQLKFK from the coding sequence ATGTTTGAGCAGTTTACTGAGCGTGCCCGTCGCATTGTTATCATCGCCCGTCAGGAAGCTGCCCGGCTTCAGCAGGGAGCTATCTCCACTGAACATCTGTTGCTGGGTGTCATTCGTGACAATGGCGGCATTGGTGTTAACGCTATCAAGCGTATGGGGATCAATATCAATATCCTCAAGCTGGAAATCGAAAAATACCTCCCCATTGGCCGCAATACCATTATGGATGCCGATATTCCTTTCAGTGCCCAGTCCAAGAAGGTGCTGGAGTTTGCGGTAGAAGAAGCCAAGCTTACCAACCAGCACTATGTAGCCGATGAGCATATTCTCATCGGCCTGATGCGCGAGCAAAAGGGGAAGGCTTTCGATATCCTCAGTGCCATGGGCATAACTTTGCCTATTGTGCGTGAGGAGATTAATCGGGTAGTAGCTGGCCGTATTGACGGGACCGATGACCCACCACGCCAGATGTCCCGCAACAAAATCCCCACCCCAACGCTGGACGAGTTTGGTCGCGACCTGACCCGCCACGCTGTAGAGGGCAAACTTGATCCGGTTATCGGAAGGGATGCAGAGATAGAACGTGTTGTACAGGTGCTTTGTCGCCGAACCAAAAACAATCCGGTGCTTATCGGTGAGCCGGGGGTTGGGAAAACTGCCATTGCAGAGGGTTTGGCCCAGCGCATTGCCAGCCGGGATATTCCGGAGATTCTTGCCAACAAGCGCCTCATAAGCCTCAACCTGGGGATGTTGGTAGCCGGCACCAAGTATCGAGGTCAGTTTGAGGAACGCATGAAAAACGTCATGCGGGAAATCACAGAAAACGATAATGTCATAATATTTATTGATGAAATACACACAATCATCGGAGCAGGTGGGGCCGAGGGTTCTATTGATGCCTCCAATATGCTGAAACCCAGCCTTTCCCGCGGTGAACTCCAGTGTATCGGAGCCACAACTCTGGGGGAATTTCGCAAGTACTTCGAGAAGGACGCTGCTCTTGAGCGGCGTTTTCAAACAGTGTTAGTTAATGAGCCCAGCATAGAGGATTCGGTACATATTTTGAGGGGCCTGCGAGACCGTTACGAAAAACATCACCGGGTACGCATTACCGATGAGTCTATAGAGGCTGCCATTAAACTTTCTACACGCTACATAACCAGCAAGTTTTTACCGGACAAGGCTATAGATGTTATTGATGAAACTTGCGCCCGGGCCCGCATCTCCAAGGTGGTTTTACCTGACCATCTTAAACGTATGGAGTCGCGCTCGCTGCAACTGCGGGAAGACCAGCAGGAAGCGGTGGGGAGTCAGGATTTTGAGACTGCAGCCCGCCTGCGGGATGAGCAGGAGAAGCTCATTGCTCGCCTGGAAAAGGAAAAGCAAAAGTGGAAGCAGGAGCAGGAGAAAGTTGAGCCGGTTATCGACGAGGAGGAAGTGGCCGGAGTCGTCTCCCTCATGACCGGTATTCCCCTGCGCAAGTTGCAGGAAAATGAGACAGCCAAACTTCTTTCCCTTGAAGATGAGCTCCACCGCCGCATGGTGGGACAGAACGAAGCGGTTACTGCGGTCGCCAAGGCCATCCGCCGTAGTCGTGTCGGCTTGCAGGCAGCCACCAGGCCTATTGGTGCCTTTCTCTTTCTGGGGCCCACCGGGGTAGGTAAAACGGAATTGGCGAAATCCCTGGCCGAACACCTGTTTGACAATGAAGAGGCTCTGGTGCGCTTCGATATGAGCGAATACATGGAGAAACACGCCGTTTCCCGGCTGGTGGGAGCTCCTCCCGGCTATGTGGGCTATGAGGAAGGTGGACAGCTGACAGAAAAAGTGCGCCGCCGGCCATATAGTGTCATCTTGCTGGATGAGATTGAAAAAGCCCATCCTGAAATTTTTCACATCTTGCTGCAGATCTTTGACGATGGGCGCCTGACTGACTCCTACGGTCACGTGGTGGATTTTCGCAATGTCATTATCATTATGACCTCCAACGCTGGGGCCCGCATGATTGGCGCTGACAAGCAGATGGGCTTTGGGGCTGAGGCGAGTCGCTCACATCAGACTATCGACTTTGAGCGCATGAAGGACAGTGTCATGGGGGAGGTTCGCAAAATATTCACCCCCGAGCTTATCAATCGCATAGATGAAATTGTGGTCTTTCACCCCCTGGAGGACGATCACTTGCGGCAGATCATTTACCTGCTGCTGGAGACCCTTAATCGCCGTCTGGACGAGCGTAAGCTACGCCTGCAGCTTACCGAGGAGGCCTGTGACTTTTTGCTACGCAAAGGTCATGACAAAATATACGGTGCTCGCCCACTCAGGCGGGTCATGCAAAAGTTTATTGAAGATCATCTGGCCGAGGAGCTGTTGCGGGGTAAATTCAAAAAACGCAAGAACCTCAAGATTGTCGTGGACGGCGATCAACTGAAGTTTAAATAA
- a CDS encoding sulfide/dihydroorotate dehydrogenase-like FAD/NAD-binding protein has translation MPKLYEIVEKQDLVPGMALFHVYAPMAAKNMKPGQFIILRVNAKGERIPISISGWDSEKGTIRIIIMAAGRTSTEAVALKQGECFQDIVGPLGEQTHLEKVSGTAVVVGGGYGTGAVMPPARAMKAMGNRVVGIIGARSKDLVLLEAEMREVCDDVIVCTNDGSQGVEGFVTDGLKQLMEKEDVSWVLSVGPVPMMQAVANLTKPKEVKTYCSLNAIMVDGTGMCGACRVSVGGKTKFACFHGPDFDAHQVNFEELVQRQKMFLEQEKIAMEKLEEVK, from the coding sequence ATGCCAAAACTCTATGAAATAGTGGAAAAACAAGACCTTGTCCCCGGCATGGCTCTGTTCCACGTTTACGCCCCCATGGCCGCAAAGAACATGAAGCCCGGCCAGTTTATTATCCTGCGGGTTAACGCTAAAGGTGAGCGCATCCCCATCTCTATCTCCGGTTGGGATTCCGAGAAGGGCACCATTCGTATCATCATTATGGCCGCCGGTCGCACATCCACCGAAGCCGTAGCTCTCAAGCAAGGCGAATGCTTCCAGGATATAGTTGGCCCCTTGGGCGAGCAGACCCACCTGGAAAAAGTCTCTGGCACAGCTGTGGTTGTTGGCGGTGGTTACGGCACCGGCGCCGTTATGCCCCCTGCCCGGGCCATGAAAGCTATGGGTAATCGCGTTGTTGGCATCATCGGTGCCCGCAGCAAGGACCTGGTACTCCTGGAAGCTGAAATGCGCGAAGTATGCGACGACGTGATCGTCTGCACTAACGACGGCTCACAGGGCGTTGAAGGTTTTGTCACCGATGGGCTGAAGCAGCTGATGGAGAAAGAAGACGTCAGCTGGGTGCTTTCCGTTGGTCCGGTCCCCATGATGCAGGCGGTCGCCAACCTGACCAAACCTAAAGAAGTGAAAACCTACTGCTCCCTCAACGCCATTATGGTTGACGGAACTGGTATGTGTGGTGCCTGCCGCGTCAGTGTTGGCGGCAAGACCAAGTTCGCTTGCTTCCACGGTCCCGATTTTGACGCCCACCAGGTAAACTTTGAAGAACTGGTACAGCGTCAAAAGATGTTCCTGGAGCAGGAAAAAATTGCAATGGAAAAACTGGAAGAGGTGAAATAG
- a CDS encoding M23 family metallopeptidase, with amino-acid sequence MKSRKRPVYVGNYQSSRKSGGSRKIMVLFSSIIGAGLLIGFSANMIISSEVNVRKSLSDESSVLAALEQRHQPALIDYEDEQGFTEEPDFVEIEKGQIPEEITVHEGTVKRGDSLYAILASNGLSPLEIHHITQQLKDTFSVNSFRVGQKYEIHLDPDENFRRFIYHQSRVIALHIEQDMESGEFHTWKDVREFDKRTNTIVGTISDSLSQELQRHNRYALISQLENVFSWQVNFNRDIQPGTRYKVIFEENWLNDQFMGTGRILAAEIIIRNREYRAYYYVDADGNAGYYNDKGDSVQRFFLSKPVEFSRISSDYGYRTHPVYGTRHFHGGVDLVAPTGTPVRAVADGKVVFRGRKGPAGNLITIAHANGYHTQYLHLSRYANNVRYGSRVEQGDVIGYVGMTGVATGPHLDFRVIRNGKLQNPMQALASSSSASSVASEHKNDFLAKRGVLRAQLDELDFQLARLGE; translated from the coding sequence TTGAAAAGCAGGAAACGGCCAGTCTATGTTGGCAACTACCAATCCAGCCGCAAAAGTGGTGGCAGCAGAAAAATTATGGTTCTGTTCAGCTCTATAATAGGTGCCGGACTGCTTATTGGCTTCAGCGCCAACATGATTATTTCTTCCGAAGTTAATGTGCGAAAGTCTCTCAGCGACGAGTCCTCTGTTCTCGCCGCCCTGGAACAGCGACACCAGCCCGCACTGATCGACTACGAAGACGAGCAGGGCTTTACGGAAGAGCCAGATTTCGTTGAAATCGAGAAAGGCCAAATCCCTGAAGAAATCACTGTACACGAAGGGACCGTCAAACGTGGCGATTCCCTGTACGCCATCCTCGCCTCCAATGGACTCAGCCCGCTGGAGATACACCACATTACTCAGCAACTCAAAGATACCTTTTCAGTCAATAGCTTCCGCGTTGGCCAAAAATACGAGATCCACCTGGATCCCGATGAAAACTTTCGCCGTTTCATCTACCACCAGAGTCGGGTCATCGCTCTGCACATCGAACAGGACATGGAAAGCGGCGAATTTCACACATGGAAAGACGTAAGGGAGTTTGACAAGCGGACCAACACCATTGTCGGCACTATCAGCGATAGCCTTTCCCAGGAGCTGCAGCGCCACAACCGGTATGCCCTTATCAGTCAGCTGGAAAATGTCTTTTCGTGGCAGGTAAACTTTAATCGCGATATACAACCTGGTACCCGCTACAAAGTAATATTTGAAGAAAACTGGCTGAATGACCAGTTTATGGGGACCGGACGCATTCTGGCAGCCGAGATTATTATACGCAACCGAGAGTACCGCGCTTATTACTATGTAGATGCCGATGGAAACGCCGGTTACTATAATGATAAAGGAGACTCAGTTCAGCGATTTTTCCTGAGCAAACCAGTGGAGTTCTCTCGCATTTCCAGCGACTATGGTTATCGAACACATCCCGTCTACGGTACCCGCCACTTTCACGGCGGCGTTGATCTGGTAGCTCCTACAGGGACCCCCGTGCGAGCCGTGGCCGATGGCAAGGTAGTGTTTCGGGGGCGCAAAGGGCCTGCAGGCAACCTGATCACTATTGCTCACGCCAACGGTTACCACACTCAGTACTTGCACCTGAGCCGTTACGCCAACAATGTGCGTTATGGCAGTCGGGTAGAGCAGGGTGATGTTATCGGCTACGTTGGTATGACCGGAGTAGCTACTGGCCCCCACCTGGACTTCCGTGTCATTCGCAACGGAAAGTTGCAGAATCCCATGCAAGCGTTGGCATCTTCGTCCTCCGCCAGTTCTGTGGCTAGCGAGCATAAAAATGACTTTCTGGCAAAGCGAGGTGTACTGCGAGCCCAGCTGGACGAGCTGGATTTCCAGTTGGCACGACTGGGAGAGTAG
- the gltA gene encoding NADPH-dependent glutamate synthase: MAELTPKERMAIERHPMPEQRPEDRVKNFDEVPLGFADENAKREAARCLDCKTPQCVEGCPVRIDIPAFIKLIEKGDFDASAKKLRETNFLPAICGRVCPQDQQCELVCIIGKRGKPVAIGSLERFASDYERDNGLRKVPEVAASTGKKVAVVGSGPAGMTAAYEIRKRGHDVTVFEAFHRGGGVLVYGIPRFRLPLAVIDEDINFLEQMGVKFMYNTIVGKSMSLDDLMGPEWGFDSIFVGTGAGLPKMTGVPGENLNGVYSANEYLTRVYLMGANNFPDNVTPLYQGKKVGIIGAGNTAMDAARTAKRLGADVTVYYRRSEEEAPARTEELHHAKEEFITFKFLSNPTEFVGDDNFFIRQIKCDVMELGEADDSGRRRPQPTGESFVDDCDTAIMALGCDVNPIIPTSNPEIEVNKWGVVVANPETGATSKKGVFAGGDLITGGSTVIQAMGQAKVAAAALHEYVMSNGNAFGYWQD, encoded by the coding sequence ATGGCTGAACTCACTCCTAAAGAGCGCATGGCAATTGAACGTCACCCCATGCCTGAACAGCGCCCCGAAGACCGTGTCAAAAACTTTGATGAAGTTCCCCTGGGATTCGCCGATGAAAACGCCAAGCGCGAAGCAGCACGCTGTCTCGACTGCAAGACACCTCAGTGCGTCGAGGGCTGTCCCGTTCGCATCGACATTCCTGCATTCATAAAGCTCATCGAAAAAGGCGACTTTGACGCTTCTGCCAAAAAACTTCGCGAGACCAACTTCCTCCCTGCTATCTGCGGTCGTGTTTGCCCTCAGGACCAGCAGTGTGAGCTGGTATGCATCATAGGAAAGCGTGGCAAGCCCGTGGCTATCGGCTCTTTGGAGCGCTTTGCGTCTGACTATGAGCGCGACAATGGCCTGCGCAAGGTTCCCGAAGTAGCAGCTTCTACCGGCAAAAAAGTTGCCGTTGTTGGCAGCGGACCCGCCGGTATGACAGCAGCATACGAAATCCGCAAGCGCGGCCACGACGTGACAGTATTTGAAGCCTTCCACCGCGGTGGTGGCGTTCTGGTATACGGTATTCCCCGCTTCCGCCTCCCCCTGGCTGTTATTGACGAAGACATTAACTTCCTGGAGCAAATGGGCGTCAAATTCATGTACAACACCATCGTCGGCAAGTCCATGAGCCTCGATGACCTCATGGGACCAGAGTGGGGTTTCGACTCCATCTTTGTTGGTACGGGTGCCGGACTGCCCAAGATGACCGGCGTACCCGGCGAAAACCTCAACGGCGTCTACTCCGCCAACGAATACCTGACTCGCGTCTACCTCATGGGCGCCAACAACTTCCCCGATAATGTCACTCCCCTGTACCAGGGCAAAAAAGTGGGTATTATCGGTGCCGGTAACACCGCCATGGACGCAGCTCGTACCGCCAAGCGCCTTGGAGCCGACGTTACCGTTTACTACCGCCGTTCCGAAGAGGAAGCTCCCGCCCGAACCGAGGAGCTACACCATGCCAAGGAAGAGTTTATTACCTTCAAGTTCCTTTCCAACCCCACCGAGTTTGTTGGCGATGACAACTTCTTCATCCGCCAGATCAAGTGTGATGTGATGGAGCTGGGTGAGGCTGACGATTCTGGACGTCGCAGGCCCCAGCCGACAGGGGAGTCTTTTGTGGATGATTGCGACACGGCCATCATGGCTCTCGGCTGTGATGTTAACCCCATCATCCCCACCAGTAACCCTGAAATCGAAGTAAACAAGTGGGGTGTTGTTGTAGCAAACCCTGAAACCGGCGCTACCTCCAAGAAAGGTGTCTTTGCCGGTGGTGACCTTATCACTGGTGGCTCTACCGTCATCCAGGCTATGGGTCAGGCAAAAGTTGCAGCCGCTGCTCTGCACGAGTATGTCATGAGCAATGGCAACGCCTTTGGATACTGGCAAGATTGA
- a CDS encoding peptidoglycan D,D-transpeptidase FtsI family protein: MQTKHIQHFRFLQIALVLVGVLYIGYHLVEKQIIQHEHWKSRLAAQYDKDFTLRQNRAHIIDRHGIHLAVSTRAYSIYGIGSEIENHRDTASLIAQALGMPDYGPIYQRIAGATGFFWIARNVDPAVASQVADLRGVGLLEGERRFYPAGKLLAKVLGFTGVDVQGLEGIEHRFDRQLQGEEVRVAIHRDARRREIMLEPMSRNQETTKPPLQLSIDSRLQTFAHHTIKTYLEENNARNITIVAMNPHNGEILSMYSWPSFDPNNYSNYPRQAWRNEAVSSTFEPGSTIKLITYAAALQSNSVTLADIFYGEQGEYREGNRRIRDVSPLGWASVAESFRRSSNIITSKIAAEIPEETFYEYLRLFGMGQATGVELSGESQGLLRPPAQWSRLSRTSLAMGYEVSANALQMVRAYSAVANGGYLVRPTMIRDGNQDAEAKRILTPETASTMRQLLKGAVEQGTGRNAALEHFVISGKTGTAQKLDPEHGYSRDRHFASFIGFFPYDKPQVVMGVFVDEPDGGIYQGGAVAAPIFRDIAEKYISFYGLIPDKKGSGS, from the coding sequence TTGCAAACTAAGCACATTCAGCACTTTCGCTTCCTGCAGATTGCCCTGGTGCTGGTCGGTGTGCTGTACATCGGTTACCACCTGGTAGAAAAACAGATAATACAACATGAGCACTGGAAAAGCCGCCTGGCAGCACAGTACGACAAAGACTTCACCCTGCGCCAGAACCGGGCTCACATCATCGATCGCCATGGTATACACCTGGCAGTCAGCACTCGCGCCTACTCCATTTACGGTATTGGGTCAGAAATCGAAAATCACCGCGATACCGCCAGTCTGATCGCCCAGGCATTGGGAATGCCTGACTACGGCCCAATCTACCAGCGCATTGCAGGCGCCACAGGTTTTTTCTGGATAGCCCGCAATGTCGACCCTGCGGTAGCATCCCAAGTTGCTGATCTGCGTGGAGTCGGATTGCTTGAAGGGGAGCGTCGCTTCTACCCAGCTGGCAAGCTGCTGGCCAAAGTGTTGGGCTTTACCGGGGTAGATGTTCAAGGTCTTGAAGGTATTGAGCACCGCTTCGATCGCCAGCTGCAGGGTGAGGAAGTGCGAGTGGCAATTCACCGTGACGCCCGTCGTCGCGAAATCATGCTGGAGCCCATGTCCCGCAACCAGGAAACCACCAAACCTCCTCTTCAGCTAAGCATCGACAGCCGACTGCAGACCTTTGCTCACCACACTATTAAAACCTACCTGGAAGAAAACAACGCTCGAAATATCACAATAGTGGCCATGAATCCCCACAATGGCGAAATACTGAGTATGTACAGCTGGCCCAGCTTTGACCCAAACAACTACTCAAACTATCCCCGTCAGGCCTGGCGCAATGAAGCCGTATCTTCAACGTTTGAACCCGGTTCAACCATCAAGCTCATTACCTATGCGGCAGCTTTGCAAAGCAACAGCGTAACATTGGCCGACATTTTTTACGGTGAACAAGGAGAGTACCGGGAGGGGAACCGTCGAATACGTGATGTGTCTCCTTTAGGTTGGGCCTCCGTGGCCGAGAGTTTCCGACGTTCCAGCAACATCATTACTTCAAAAATCGCCGCCGAAATTCCTGAAGAAACATTTTACGAATATTTACGCCTGTTTGGCATGGGGCAAGCCACTGGTGTGGAACTCAGTGGCGAATCTCAAGGCCTCCTGCGACCACCAGCTCAGTGGAGCCGCCTTTCTCGCACCTCGCTGGCTATGGGGTATGAAGTCAGCGCCAACGCCTTGCAGATGGTACGGGCTTACAGCGCAGTTGCCAATGGTGGTTACCTTGTGCGTCCCACCATGATTCGTGACGGCAACCAAGATGCTGAAGCTAAGCGTATTCTTACTCCGGAAACCGCCAGCACCATGCGCCAGCTTCTGAAGGGCGCTGTAGAGCAGGGGACTGGTCGCAACGCTGCACTGGAACATTTTGTTATCAGTGGCAAGACCGGAACCGCACAAAAACTCGACCCCGAACATGGCTACAGTCGTGACCGCCACTTTGCCAGCTTCATAGGCTTCTTCCCCTACGATAAACCGCAGGTTGTCATGGGAGTCTTTGTAGATGAACCCGACGGAGGCATCTATCAGGGGGGGGCAGTAGCTGCTCCTATTTTTCGTGATATAGCCGAAAAGTACATCAGCTTTTATGGACTGATACCTGATAAAAAAGGAAGTGGGTCATGA